A single window of Granulicella mallensis MP5ACTX8 DNA harbors:
- a CDS encoding outer membrane protein assembly factor BamD: MRTGFGSFFTSRRAGWMAGLAVAAMLSPSLALVAQETAPAAATPQTTEPATTAPAQATSGDQATSATLSNTPDKKKKHEKVAKADRVKQGKDTRAVIKRDSKLQPQLSKDAQLPDKQLYDKALAQSKSGHYDVARLDLQTLLNTYPDSQYQMRAKLAVADSFYREGGSAALAQAEQEYTDFITFFPNVPEAAEAQMRVGDIYLKQMDVPDRDYTKALKAEEAYRTMLRQYRDAPPKLLEEVRQKLREVQEVMATREAELGAFYASHENWAATIARYQTVIDQYPQYSHMDDALIGLGDAYAAQAHIIRSQALPEAARAKLLQEYDGKAATAYRTVVLEHSAAPHAEDAKERLAAMNLPIPEPTPEQVAASEALESSRAQYTMSRRLQLLILHKPDTVPAARAGDPPLDDAPITTAPQVIKQMLASYAGALNPAAAAAAAADAAKTPITAAPGSDSAAPATTAEPSAAAAPPTLSDVPAPGEAAHDSTTSTMEAAPARSGPTGTGLGVEVLTPGVSTSPVSNLPAATGAPDPNNGLPTAGPKDTAALPPIEKPAEAPDQVNELKGASAQPAAQTATTGKNGKKKNPKQPFDKDDESSSTHKKKKGLDKLNPL; the protein is encoded by the coding sequence ATGCGTACAGGGTTTGGAAGTTTTTTCACGAGCCGCCGGGCTGGATGGATGGCCGGGCTGGCAGTAGCAGCGATGCTGTCCCCGTCTCTCGCCCTTGTGGCCCAGGAAACAGCACCGGCAGCGGCAACGCCGCAGACAACCGAGCCTGCTACGACCGCTCCCGCGCAGGCTACCAGCGGCGACCAGGCGACCAGCGCTACGCTCAGCAATACCCCCGACAAGAAAAAGAAGCACGAGAAGGTGGCCAAGGCCGACCGCGTCAAGCAGGGCAAAGACACCCGTGCGGTGATCAAGCGTGACAGCAAGCTCCAGCCGCAGCTCAGCAAGGACGCACAGCTGCCGGACAAGCAGCTCTACGACAAGGCGCTGGCCCAATCCAAGAGCGGCCACTATGACGTCGCCCGTCTCGACCTGCAGACCCTGTTGAACACCTATCCTGACTCGCAGTACCAGATGCGCGCCAAGCTGGCCGTTGCCGATAGCTTTTACCGCGAAGGCGGTTCAGCCGCCCTGGCCCAGGCCGAGCAGGAATATACCGACTTCATCACCTTCTTCCCGAACGTGCCCGAGGCCGCCGAGGCCCAGATGCGCGTCGGCGACATCTACCTGAAGCAGATGGACGTTCCGGACCGCGACTATACCAAGGCTCTCAAGGCCGAGGAAGCTTACCGCACCATGCTGCGGCAGTATCGCGATGCTCCCCCCAAGTTGCTCGAAGAGGTACGCCAGAAGCTGCGCGAGGTTCAGGAAGTGATGGCCACGCGTGAGGCCGAGCTGGGTGCGTTCTACGCCTCGCATGAGAACTGGGCGGCAACGATCGCTCGCTACCAGACCGTGATTGACCAGTATCCGCAGTACAGCCACATGGACGACGCCCTGATCGGACTCGGCGATGCCTATGCGGCCCAGGCCCATATCATCCGCTCGCAGGCCCTGCCGGAAGCAGCGCGCGCCAAGCTGCTGCAGGAGTATGACGGCAAGGCCGCAACCGCCTACCGGACAGTGGTTCTGGAGCACTCCGCCGCACCGCACGCGGAAGACGCCAAAGAACGGCTCGCAGCCATGAACCTGCCGATTCCGGAACCGACCCCGGAACAGGTAGCGGCCAGCGAAGCCCTCGAAAGCAGCCGTGCGCAATACACGATGTCCCGCCGTCTCCAGTTGCTGATCCTGCATAAGCCGGATACGGTCCCCGCAGCACGCGCCGGCGACCCTCCGCTAGACGATGCGCCGATCACCACGGCTCCGCAGGTCATCAAGCAGATGCTGGCCAGCTATGCGGGCGCGCTCAATCCTGCAGCAGCAGCTGCTGCTGCCGCCGATGCAGCCAAGACTCCCATTACAGCGGCTCCCGGGAGCGACAGCGCGGCTCCAGCCACCACAGCGGAGCCTTCAGCCGCTGCCGCGCCGCCTACCCTCTCCGACGTTCCCGCACCAGGCGAGGCCGCTCACGACAGCACTACGTCCACGATGGAAGCCGCCCCTGCCCGTAGCGGACCCACGGGTACAGGCTTGGGCGTTGAGGTGCTGACGCCTGGAGTGAGCACGTCTCCCGTAAGCAATCTGCCTGCGGCGACGGGAGCTCCCGACCCCAACAACGGACTGCCTACTGCCGGCCCAAAGGACACCGCTGCTCTGCCACCTATCGAGAAGCCAGCCGAGGCTCCCGACCAGGTAAACGAGCTGAAGGGTGCGTCGGCACAACCGGCGGCACAGACGGCGACGACCGGGAAGAACGGAAAGAAGAAGAATCCCAAGCAGCCCTTCGACAAGGATGACGAAAGCTCCAGCACCCACAAGAAGAAGAAGGGTCTGGACAAGCTGAATCCGCTCTAA
- a CDS encoding valine--tRNA ligase yields MNQELPKTYDPSSIEEKWAKFWVEERLFDVATPAGEADPDKTFVQLLPPPNVTGRLHMGHMLNQTEMDILTRWHRMRGDTSVWVPGTDHAGIATQMMVERQLAAEGTTTRQQLGREAFTERVWKWKEQYGGAITDQMRRLGASVDWSREYFTMDERLSRAVKESFVRLYEQGLIYRGAYIVNWDPQIQTAVSDLEVESEERAGSLFHIRYDLADGSGSLIIATTRPETMLGDVAVAVNPTDERYTAFLGKNLVLPLMGREIPVVADDWANPEFGTGAVKVTPAHDPNDFAIGRRHNLPSPNIMDERAHIKLEGSPYDGLDRFEARKRIVADLEAAGHLVAIKDHTLTLPVSQRTGAIIEPRLSMQWFLKIQPLADKAIEAVDKGYIKFTPDNYRKTYGEWMKNIHDWCISRQLWWGHRIPAWHCGDCGAINVSRETPTDCTKCGGAKLVQETDVLDTWFSSGLLPFTVFGWDGSDKLTPDLAAFYPTQLLVTGFDILFFWVARMIMLGCHFMLDVPMPDGSQRSLADAVPFREVYIHALVRDADRQKMSKTKGNVIDPIEVVTKYGTDAVRFTLASQASPGTDIAFSEARTEGYRSFANKIWNAARFLQMQIERGREAGYKVSLGAHDSLSLELPEQTPLETRWIFARLSTVCADVERSLADYRFDEAANAVYQFFWGEFCDWYLELVKLRLEFTGEKNDVTALTLGALVSVFEAALRLLSPFMPFITEELWHALYASVGNESPAKSIALTRFPQAGDFANDALSVEAMNTLQELIVTVRGLRKELGVPEKEATPIQVHANNRISALADANSDMLARLARVSSVELVHEAPTGNSARATANFDVAVIYERQIDVAAERERLEKDLAKYDKGLQAAERQLNNEGFVAKAPAHIVEGLKKQAAETRALKDKAQAALDALPAV; encoded by the coding sequence ATGAATCAGGAACTGCCAAAGACATACGATCCGTCGTCGATTGAAGAGAAGTGGGCGAAGTTCTGGGTGGAAGAGCGGCTGTTCGATGTCGCCACACCCGCAGGCGAAGCCGACCCAGACAAGACCTTCGTGCAACTGCTGCCCCCGCCCAACGTTACCGGCCGGCTGCACATGGGGCACATGCTCAACCAGACGGAGATGGACATCCTCACGCGCTGGCACCGCATGCGCGGCGATACCTCAGTGTGGGTTCCGGGCACGGATCACGCGGGCATCGCGACGCAGATGATGGTCGAGCGGCAGCTCGCCGCCGAAGGCACGACGACGCGCCAGCAGCTGGGGCGCGAGGCCTTCACCGAACGCGTCTGGAAGTGGAAGGAACAGTACGGCGGCGCCATCACCGACCAGATGCGGCGGCTCGGCGCGAGCGTCGACTGGTCGCGCGAGTACTTCACGATGGACGAACGCCTGAGCCGTGCCGTGAAGGAGAGCTTCGTGCGCCTGTACGAGCAGGGGCTGATCTATCGCGGAGCGTACATCGTCAACTGGGACCCGCAGATTCAAACTGCGGTCAGCGATCTCGAAGTAGAGTCCGAAGAGCGTGCAGGCTCGCTCTTCCACATTCGCTACGATCTGGCGGATGGCTCCGGCTCCCTCATCATCGCGACCACACGCCCCGAGACCATGCTCGGTGACGTTGCCGTTGCCGTGAATCCCACGGATGAGCGCTATACAGCGTTCCTCGGCAAGAACCTGGTGCTGCCGCTGATGGGCAGAGAGATTCCCGTTGTCGCCGACGACTGGGCTAATCCTGAGTTCGGCACCGGTGCGGTGAAGGTCACACCTGCGCATGACCCGAACGACTTCGCCATCGGCCGGCGGCACAACCTGCCGTCGCCCAACATCATGGACGAGCGGGCGCACATCAAGCTCGAAGGCTCGCCCTACGACGGCCTCGACCGCTTCGAGGCTCGCAAGCGCATCGTCGCCGACCTGGAGGCCGCGGGGCATCTTGTGGCCATCAAGGACCACACCCTGACGCTGCCCGTCTCGCAGCGCACCGGCGCGATCATCGAGCCGCGGCTTTCGATGCAGTGGTTCCTCAAGATCCAGCCGCTCGCCGACAAGGCCATTGAAGCCGTGGACAAGGGCTACATCAAGTTCACGCCCGACAACTACCGCAAGACCTACGGCGAGTGGATGAAGAACATCCACGACTGGTGCATCTCGCGGCAGCTCTGGTGGGGCCATCGCATTCCTGCGTGGCACTGCGGCGATTGCGGCGCGATCAACGTCTCGCGCGAGACGCCCACCGACTGCACGAAGTGCGGCGGCGCAAAGCTGGTGCAGGAGACCGACGTCCTCGATACCTGGTTCTCGTCGGGACTGCTGCCCTTCACCGTCTTCGGCTGGGACGGAAGCGACAAACTCACGCCCGATCTTGCAGCCTTCTATCCGACACAGCTTCTCGTTACGGGCTTCGACATTCTGTTCTTCTGGGTGGCCCGCATGATCATGCTGGGCTGCCACTTCATGCTCGATGTGCCGATGCCTGACGGCTCGCAACGCTCGCTCGCCGATGCCGTGCCCTTTCGCGAGGTCTACATCCACGCGCTGGTGCGCGATGCCGATCGGCAGAAGATGTCCAAGACCAAGGGCAACGTCATCGACCCCATCGAAGTCGTCACGAAGTACGGGACCGATGCGGTCCGGTTCACGCTCGCCTCGCAGGCTTCGCCGGGAACGGACATCGCCTTCAGCGAAGCCCGCACAGAGGGCTATCGCTCGTTTGCAAACAAGATCTGGAACGCCGCACGCTTTCTGCAGATGCAGATCGAACGTGGCCGCGAGGCGGGATACAAGGTCTCGCTGGGAGCGCATGATTCCCTGTCGCTTGAGTTGCCGGAGCAGACGCCGCTCGAGACGCGCTGGATCTTTGCGCGCCTGAGCACGGTGTGCGCGGACGTGGAACGTTCGCTCGCGGACTATCGCTTCGACGAAGCCGCGAACGCCGTCTACCAGTTCTTCTGGGGTGAGTTCTGCGACTGGTATCTGGAGCTCGTGAAGCTGCGGCTTGAATTCACCGGCGAGAAGAACGATGTCACCGCGCTCACGCTCGGCGCGCTGGTCAGCGTGTTCGAGGCAGCGCTGCGGCTGCTTTCGCCCTTCATGCCGTTCATCACCGAAGAGCTCTGGCACGCGCTCTACGCTTCGGTCGGCAATGAGTCACCGGCGAAGTCCATCGCGCTCACACGCTTCCCGCAGGCTGGCGACTTCGCCAACGATGCCCTCAGCGTCGAGGCGATGAACACGCTGCAGGAGCTCATCGTCACGGTTCGCGGGCTGCGCAAAGAGCTCGGCGTACCGGAGAAAGAGGCCACGCCGATTCAGGTCCATGCGAACAACCGCATCTCCGCGTTGGCCGACGCGAACTCCGACATGCTCGCGAGGCTCGCTCGTGTCAGCTCCGTTGAACTGGTGCACGAGGCCCCGACGGGCAATAGCGCGCGTGCCACGGCCAACTTCGATGTAGCGGTGATCTACGAACGCCAGATCGATGTTGCCGCCGAACGAGAGCGTCTGGAGAAGGACCTTGCGAAGTATGACAAGGGCCTGCAGGCGGCTGAACGGCAGTTGAACAACGAGGGCTTTGTGGCGAAGGCTCCGGCACATATCGTCGAAGGGTTGAAGAAGCAGGCCGCCGAAACGCGTGCGTTGAAGGACAAGGCCCAGGCTGCGCTTGACGCGTTGCCAGCGGTCTAA
- a CDS encoding metallophosphoesterase family protein gives MATARRSQAKKTVKKTAAAVASTLSPQSPKGTPAGTPIFADPTFTPDPTKYKVAHASDTQAYKEMDALIAAHKFLPLAFPSVPGVTEPVLNLADALGPGGAAIVSSIESAGQMVFHSAGDTGATQGPKTENEVVDKMLADFTGEAAGAVPRFFYNLGDIVYSFGEHKYYYDQFYDAYRNYPAPIFAIPGNHDGIVLPAPAGTGNPDDSLSAFLANFCTPGFAHSTDSVGISRTTMIQPGVYFTLEAPFVRILGLYSNIMENPGVISSTPDPKSGKPKFPNLSDVQIDYLTAALTRIKKQKFTGAVILAVHHPPYAFGKHSGSMVMLKEIDAVCAAVGVWPHVVLSGHAHNYQRFTRTLGSRQIPFYVVGNGGHGLSKLNIDPTLRTPIPMPAFAQPERNDSVTLNSYDFKNYGYLRIVVNAKLLHLEYHPASDGTDTKTPDDSVTIDLATGTLTTQTIQS, from the coding sequence ATGGCAACCGCACGAAGGTCTCAGGCAAAGAAAACCGTTAAGAAAACTGCAGCGGCTGTGGCGAGCACCCTCTCGCCACAGTCCCCCAAGGGCACACCCGCCGGTACGCCGATCTTTGCCGATCCCACCTTTACGCCGGACCCCACGAAGTACAAGGTCGCGCACGCCTCCGACACGCAGGCCTATAAGGAGATGGACGCTCTCATCGCGGCCCACAAGTTTCTTCCGCTGGCGTTTCCCAGCGTTCCGGGCGTCACTGAGCCCGTCCTGAACCTCGCCGATGCCCTCGGGCCTGGCGGTGCGGCCATCGTCTCCAGCATTGAGAGTGCCGGCCAGATGGTGTTTCACTCGGCGGGCGATACCGGTGCGACCCAGGGGCCGAAGACCGAGAACGAAGTAGTGGACAAGATGCTCGCCGACTTCACCGGCGAGGCAGCAGGAGCCGTGCCCCGGTTCTTCTACAATCTCGGTGACATCGTATACAGCTTCGGCGAGCATAAGTACTACTACGACCAGTTCTACGACGCCTACCGAAACTATCCCGCGCCCATCTTTGCCATCCCCGGCAACCACGACGGCATCGTTCTGCCCGCGCCCGCCGGCACCGGCAACCCGGACGATTCACTGAGCGCCTTCCTCGCCAACTTCTGTACGCCGGGCTTCGCGCACTCGACCGACTCCGTAGGCATCTCGCGCACCACGATGATCCAGCCCGGTGTTTACTTCACGCTGGAGGCGCCCTTTGTTCGCATCCTGGGCCTCTACAGCAACATCATGGAGAATCCCGGCGTCATCTCCTCCACCCCCGACCCGAAGAGCGGCAAGCCGAAGTTCCCTAATCTCTCGGACGTCCAGATCGACTACCTGACGGCCGCACTGACTCGTATCAAGAAGCAGAAGTTCACGGGCGCTGTGATCCTCGCCGTCCATCATCCTCCCTATGCCTTCGGCAAGCACTCCGGCTCGATGGTGATGCTGAAGGAGATCGACGCTGTCTGCGCGGCGGTCGGCGTCTGGCCCCACGTTGTTCTCTCAGGACACGCGCATAACTACCAGCGCTTCACCCGCACCCTGGGCTCGCGCCAGATTCCGTTTTACGTCGTCGGCAACGGGGGCCACGGCCTCTCCAAGCTCAACATCGACCCGACGCTGCGCACGCCCATCCCGATGCCGGCCTTCGCACAGCCCGAGCGCAATGACTCCGTCACGCTGAACAGCTACGACTTCAAGAACTACGGCTATCTCCGCATTGTGGTCAATGCAAAGCTGCTGCACCTTGAGTACCACCCGGCCTCAGATGGCACAGACACCAAGACCCCTGACGACTCCGTGACCATCGATCTCGCGACCGGCACACTCACCACCCAGACGATCCAGAGCTGA
- a CDS encoding biotin--[acetyl-CoA-carboxylase] ligase, producing MVSAEEFNVAEIRAALIGTRFARGLQHFASVDSTNARLLEAAAAGAPEGTVFVADEQTSGRGRGGHTWHSTPGDGLYVSILTKPALPLRDALLISLATGLAAQRAIRECTGLTADIRWPNDLLLDGKKCVGILVETALERDQNAALRYAVIGVGININHPSFPEEIAPLATSLRLASGKPLQRSSLLIALLRALDHELMLLEDISAPREKDLLTRFAEGSTWARGKRVKVPEQGGYTGVTAGLNEHGFLLVASDDGVLRTVLSGGVREME from the coding sequence ATGGTTTCGGCTGAAGAGTTCAATGTTGCGGAGATCCGCGCCGCGCTGATCGGCACACGCTTTGCCCGCGGGCTTCAACACTTCGCATCCGTCGACTCGACCAATGCCAGGCTGCTCGAAGCGGCGGCCGCGGGCGCTCCTGAAGGCACGGTTTTCGTCGCGGACGAGCAAACCTCGGGTCGCGGACGCGGAGGCCATACGTGGCACTCCACGCCAGGAGACGGCCTGTATGTGAGTATCCTCACCAAACCCGCGCTGCCGCTGCGCGATGCACTCCTGATCTCGCTCGCGACCGGCCTTGCGGCACAACGGGCCATACGAGAGTGCACCGGACTGACCGCCGACATCCGCTGGCCAAACGACCTGCTGCTGGACGGCAAGAAGTGCGTCGGCATCCTCGTCGAAACGGCACTGGAGCGCGACCAGAACGCCGCTCTGCGCTATGCCGTCATCGGTGTGGGGATAAACATCAATCACCCGTCCTTCCCAGAGGAGATCGCTCCTTTGGCGACATCGTTGCGGCTCGCAAGCGGCAAGCCGCTGCAGCGCAGCAGCCTGTTGATCGCGTTGCTGCGAGCTCTTGACCACGAGTTGATGCTGCTGGAAGACATATCGGCTCCACGCGAAAAAGATCTGCTCACCCGGTTTGCGGAAGGCTCTACCTGGGCGCGTGGAAAACGCGTGAAGGTGCCCGAACAGGGCGGATATACTGGCGTAACGGCCGGTCTGAACGAGCATGGGTTTCTGCTCGTCGCAAGCGACGACGGCGTGCTGCGGACGGTGCTCTCGGGCGGCGTTCGCGAGATGGAATAG
- a CDS encoding type III pantothenate kinase, which translates to MLLALDIGNSNTVVGLFRLSEGEPHELVADWRITTPYKQTADELGVLLQTLFSMRGLKPDVVTGIAISSVVPPLDSSLRLVCEMYFHIKPLFIEPGVKTGLPILTDNPNEVGADRVVNCVAAYELLGGPTIVVDMGTATTFDVVSKKGEFLGGAIAPGLGISAEALFSRAARLTRVEIKKPAKIIGTSTTDNIQIGLYYGYIGLVDGILERFIAELGPETKTIATGGLAKLIAGGSKYIGAVDEMLTLNGLRLIWERNQERHRRR; encoded by the coding sequence ATGCTACTGGCACTCGATATCGGCAACTCCAATACGGTCGTGGGACTCTTCCGTCTCTCAGAGGGCGAACCGCACGAACTGGTTGCGGACTGGCGCATCACGACTCCTTACAAGCAGACGGCGGACGAGCTGGGAGTGCTGCTGCAGACGCTGTTCTCCATGCGCGGCCTGAAGCCGGACGTCGTCACCGGCATCGCCATCTCTTCCGTCGTGCCGCCGCTCGACTCCAGCCTGCGGCTCGTGTGCGAGATGTACTTCCACATCAAGCCGCTCTTCATCGAGCCCGGCGTCAAGACCGGCCTGCCGATACTGACAGACAATCCCAACGAGGTCGGAGCGGACCGCGTCGTGAACTGCGTCGCCGCCTATGAACTGCTCGGCGGGCCGACCATCGTCGTCGACATGGGCACGGCGACGACCTTCGATGTCGTCTCGAAGAAGGGCGAGTTCCTGGGCGGGGCCATCGCGCCGGGGCTCGGCATCTCCGCCGAGGCGCTGTTCTCTCGCGCCGCGCGGCTGACGCGCGTGGAGATCAAGAAGCCGGCGAAGATCATCGGCACCAGCACTACCGACAACATCCAGATCGGGCTCTACTACGGCTACATCGGACTGGTCGACGGCATCCTGGAGCGGTTTATCGCGGAGCTCGGACCGGAGACCAAGACGATCGCCACCGGCGGCCTCGCCAAGCTGATCGCGGGAGGCTCCAAATACATTGGAGCAGTCGACGAGATGCTCACGCTGAACGGCCTGCGGCTCATCTGGGAACGCAACCAGGAGCGCCATAGAAGACGGTGA